The following coding sequences are from one Capsicum annuum cultivar UCD-10X-F1 chromosome 3, UCD10Xv1.1, whole genome shotgun sequence window:
- the LOC107865794 gene encoding putative lipid-transfer protein DIR1, translated as MCFIHTHIERKKEIEMEHSYLAKKIVTLALVAIVLSSASIEVSQAQGICNVSGEGLMSCKPSVTPPNPTAPTAQCCSALAHADMGCLCTYKNSPLLPSLGIDPRLAMQLPERCKLPTRPHC; from the exons ATGTG TTTCATACACACacatattgaaagaaagaaagaaatagagaTGGAGCATAGCTACTTGGCCAAAAAAATTGTGACATTGGCTTTGGTTGCCATAGTGTTAAGCAGTGCTAGTATAGAAGTGTCGCAGGCACAAGGAATATGTAACGTGTCGGGCGAAGGGTTAATGTCGTGCAAACCATCAGTCACACCCCCTAATCCGACAGCGCCTACAGCCCAGTGCTGTAGCGCGTTGGCGCATGCAGACATGGGCTGCCTCTGCACGTATAAAAACTCTCCGTTGTTGCCTTCTCTGGGAATCGATCCTAGACTCGCGATGCAGCTGCCTGAGAGATGCAAACTCCCTACTCGTCCCCATTGCTAA